GTTAAGCCTGTCAACGTTTTACACTGTACTAAGATGTGCGAACTCTCGGGAACTGTAAAAAGTCGCTATGCTCACTTATTTCAATTAAATTTTTTAAAATGTTAATGTAAAATAATATATTTTGTTAATTCAGTAATCAAATCACCATAAAATATTGATACATAGAAACCCAGTGTTATTGGTATCATGAATGGCAAACCAGGTGTAACCCATACATCCTTGATCAAATCAAAATCATTATCAGACATTTTCTTAAGTTCATTTATCACATTATCATCAATTTCTAAGCCGCCCCGTTTAAAATAAAATTTGATACTATTATTTACCTTTTCAAATCCTTCGATCATTCTAATGTGCTTTTTATTTGAAAGTTCGCTGATCCTCGTCTTATAACCTATGAACGCATATAATGGTTTGTCGATATGCAGACCCATTTTTGAAACATTATAAATGGCGAGGATTAAAGGAACAACGATCGTAAGAAGCACTGCATTCTCAAATATCCCGAATGAAAATAAATTACTGAATAGCGGTAAGGGTTCATTAAGAGGGAAATCATATCCAAATAAACTAAAATCCGGATATGATGGAAAGAATAAAGATAAGACGATAAGTGATTTTGCGTCAGCTCCTCCAAATACACCAATCTGGAATAAAAGATACACAAAAATGAAGATCAATCCTGTAGAAATAAACATCAGAAATAAATAATCAATTCCGTGAAACCAGATGTCATAAGCAATAAAAAGAGATCCTCCTACAAGCATCACCAGCCATAATTTATTTGTAACGCGGCGGGTTTTGATATCTGAATAACATGAATATAGTAAAAAAGGCGTACAGAACAATATCTTCAATATATATAGCATATTCTTTTCATTGTTTTTTATACATATAAAATTATGTGAGTCTAAAGGCAAACTATTTAGACGAAAATACCAATATACCCACACTTTATGCCGTCGTGGCTTAGCCCGGCAAAGCGGCTGATTCGTAATCAGCAGATCGAGGGTTCAAACCCCTCCGGCGGCTTTAATTTATAAAAACAAACATTTATTACACAAAACATATGAGTATATTTGTATTAAATGATCGTCTTACATGGAACGTGGAAACCATCTGCTTCACTAAAGGAACAAGGGGGCTTCTTCTTATGGGGCGAGACTTCATCATCAGCTAAATTAAAGCGCAGGGGACGTCCCAGGGAGAGGAGAGAGACTTCTCATCCATTTCAGGCTTCAAAGGATGACATTCTCAAAATAATCACATTACTTGATCCCGCAAACAATGTTATTAAAAATGCGTGGCAGGATAGCGCATTCATAACACTTCCCTCTATTTCAAATTCTCCACAGGCTTCTCCCGACCTGATTAAGGAAGATGACAGCGAAAATGGAAACGGGAAAGTCACTCTGGCAGAATGGAAAATAGACGGTTTAAGCCTTCCTCCGGAAGATGCGGTTTCGCTTTTAACAGTGCTTTCTGGCTTCTGGACAGGAATCGATGATTTTGCTATCGGGACAGACTTTAGGTACTGGAGCAAAGTCTCAAAGTTTTCAATGGAACTTATGTCAAAACAGCATTTCGTCCCCGGACTTGTTTCATCCGATAAAAACGGTCAGAGCTTTGCACGATGGCAGTATGTGCTCAATGACCAGGACGATATGATACGCATGTCAATGCTTGCCCGCGGAATGCCACCAATTTGCA
This region of Candidatus Methanoperedens sp. genomic DNA includes:
- a CDS encoding peptidase A24 → MLYILKILFCTPFLLYSCYSDIKTRRVTNKLWLVMLVGGSLFIAYDIWFHGIDYLFLMFISTGLIFIFVYLLFQIGVFGGADAKSLIVLSLFFPSYPDFSLFGYDFPLNEPLPLFSNLFSFGIFENAVLLTIVVPLILAIYNVSKMGLHIDKPLYAFIGYKTRISELSNKKHIRMIEGFEKVNNSIKFYFKRGGLEIDDNVINELKKMSDNDFDLIKDVWVTPGLPFMIPITLGFYVSIFYGDLITELTKYIILH